A section of the Pseudomonas sp. Q1-7 genome encodes:
- the serB gene encoding phosphoserine phosphatase SerB, whose product MREIVLINITGEDRPGLTAAITGALAQGGVNILDIGQAVIHDTLSFGILVEIPDNAGASAVLKDVLFTAYKLDQQVRFTPVTEADYQQWVDGQGKSRYIVTLLTRKVTAEQLQRVSSITAKYGLNIDHIDRLSGRMPLDMPADQGKGCIEFSVRGEPADPVALRAEFLSVAQELNVDIAFQRDSLFRRNRRLAVFDMDSTLIEAEVIDELAKAAGVGDQVAEITERAMRGELDFRASFKERLGLLKGLSEEVLEEIGASLRLTEGAETLFAELKRLGYKTAILSGGFSYFARQLQAKLGIDYVFANELEIVDGKLTGVAIEPIVDAQRKADLLRELAQKEGLRLEQTIAVGDGANDLPMLGLAGLGVAFRAKPLVKQSAKQAISTLGLDGILYLLGFRDRDSRH is encoded by the coding sequence TTGCGCGAGATTGTCCTGATCAACATCACGGGCGAGGACCGTCCCGGTCTGACCGCGGCCATTACCGGTGCGCTGGCCCAGGGCGGCGTGAATATCCTCGATATCGGCCAGGCGGTGATCCATGACACCCTGTCGTTCGGCATCCTGGTGGAGATCCCGGATAACGCCGGCGCCTCGGCCGTGCTCAAGGACGTGCTGTTCACCGCCTACAAGCTGGATCAGCAGGTACGCTTCACCCCCGTGACCGAGGCGGACTACCAGCAGTGGGTCGACGGCCAGGGCAAGAGCCGTTACATCGTGACCTTGCTGACCCGCAAGGTGACCGCCGAGCAGTTGCAGCGGGTGAGTTCCATCACCGCCAAATACGGCCTCAACATCGATCACATCGACCGCCTGTCGGGGCGCATGCCGCTGGATATGCCCGCCGACCAGGGCAAGGGCTGCATCGAGTTTTCCGTGCGCGGCGAGCCGGCCGACCCGGTGGCCCTTCGCGCCGAGTTCCTCAGTGTCGCCCAGGAGCTGAACGTCGACATCGCTTTCCAGCGCGATTCGCTGTTCCGCCGCAACCGCCGCCTGGCGGTGTTCGACATGGACTCGACCCTGATCGAAGCCGAGGTGATCGACGAACTGGCCAAAGCCGCGGGGGTGGGAGACCAGGTCGCCGAGATCACCGAGCGCGCCATGCGCGGCGAGCTGGACTTCCGTGCCAGCTTCAAGGAGCGCCTGGGGCTGCTCAAGGGACTCTCGGAAGAAGTGCTGGAAGAGATCGGCGCCTCCCTGCGTCTCACCGAAGGGGCGGAAACCCTGTTCGCCGAACTCAAGCGACTGGGCTACAAGACCGCCATCCTCTCCGGCGGCTTCAGCTACTTCGCCAGGCAGCTGCAGGCGAAACTGGGCATCGACTACGTGTTTGCCAACGAACTGGAAATAGTCGACGGCAAGCTGACCGGCGTGGCTATCGAGCCCATCGTCGATGCCCAGCGCAAGGCCGATCTGCTGCGCGAACTGGCGCAGAAGGAAGGTCTGCGCCTGGAGCAGACCATCGCCGTCGGCGATGGCGCCAACGACTTGCCCATGCTCGGCCTGGCCGGCTTGGGTGTGGCCTTCCGCGCCAAACCCCTGGTCAAGCAGTCGGCCAAGCAGGCCATCTCCACCCTGGGGCTGGACGGCATCCTCTACCTGCTCGGTTTCCGTGATCGCGACAGTCGCCACTGA
- a CDS encoding AhpA/YtjB family protein: protein MNRPTPVKPDNFFLLIFHALRQRRVPIALRIASHSLLLVALALVIYAWVMGMQFKQAMQQQADALGQSLTAQTAASATELLVSNDILSLNVLLNNLVKNPLVAHAAIYSVDNRILAEAGSRPKQGLLGEAEGLYSTPITFQEVIAGHLRLSLDMAQFQQPMTISLQSMGLLSLILLALTLSLSLRLGRHLSTPLLQLRIWLRDPDDPAPGAGRQDEIGDLARQLQTRLVPEKPEPEPEPEPLPDEDYLEVEQDDELDDQQHFEIRDLRDERFDGEDETPSTLFTPDEEDPFAELREELAEPVEEPAPVIPEEPQNSAVLAIQLGAQDQLRRLPRARLMDLLQRYRDCLDQAARLYHGQLLTLNDGSSLMLFHSQDSGEDYLTHALCCGELMRALGHALQIEVADSGITLQLQLGLTLGDDLCGLGQGDLLLDEATQNALALSQHSRNLLLVERAIADDDLVRQRARIRSITSPEGACCVERLLEPYPSLLERQLARMHEARAH from the coding sequence GTGAACCGGCCCACGCCTGTCAAACCCGACAATTTCTTTCTCCTGATCTTCCATGCCCTGCGCCAGCGGCGCGTGCCAATCGCCTTGCGCATCGCCAGCCACAGCCTGCTGCTGGTGGCGCTGGCGCTGGTGATCTATGCCTGGGTCATGGGCATGCAATTCAAGCAGGCCATGCAGCAGCAAGCCGACGCCCTGGGCCAGAGCCTGACCGCCCAGACCGCCGCCTCGGCCACCGAACTGCTGGTGTCCAACGACATCCTCAGCCTCAACGTGCTGCTCAACAACCTGGTGAAGAACCCGCTGGTCGCGCACGCAGCCATCTACAGCGTGGACAACCGCATCCTCGCCGAGGCGGGCTCGCGCCCCAAGCAAGGTCTGCTGGGCGAAGCCGAGGGCCTGTATTCCACCCCCATCACCTTTCAGGAAGTGATCGCCGGCCACCTGCGCCTGAGCCTGGACATGGCACAGTTCCAGCAGCCCATGACCATCAGCCTGCAGAGCATGGGCCTGCTCAGCCTGATCCTGCTGGCCCTCACGCTGTCCCTGAGCCTGCGCCTCGGCCGCCATCTGTCGACGCCGCTGCTGCAACTGCGCATCTGGCTGCGCGACCCGGACGACCCCGCGCCCGGCGCCGGCCGGCAGGACGAAATCGGCGACCTGGCCCGCCAGCTGCAGACCCGCCTGGTGCCGGAGAAGCCCGAACCGGAGCCAGAGCCGGAACCCCTGCCGGATGAGGATTACCTTGAGGTCGAACAGGACGACGAACTGGACGACCAGCAACACTTCGAGATCCGTGACCTGCGCGACGAACGTTTCGACGGCGAGGACGAGACCCCGAGCACGCTGTTCACCCCGGATGAGGAAGACCCCTTCGCCGAGCTGCGCGAAGAGCTGGCCGAGCCCGTCGAAGAGCCTGCCCCCGTCATACCGGAGGAGCCGCAGAACAGTGCCGTGCTGGCCATCCAGCTGGGTGCCCAGGACCAACTGCGCCGCCTGCCGCGCGCACGCCTGATGGACCTGCTGCAGCGCTACCGCGATTGTCTGGATCAGGCGGCCCGCCTCTACCATGGCCAACTGCTGACCCTGAACGACGGCAGCAGCCTGATGTTGTTCCACAGCCAGGACAGCGGCGAGGACTACCTGACCCACGCCCTGTGCTGTGGCGAGCTGATGCGCGCACTGGGCCATGCCCTGCAGATCGAGGTCGCCGACAGCGGCATCACCCTTCAGCTGCAGTTGGGGCTCACCCTGGGCGACGACCTCTGCGGTCTCGGCCAGGGCGACCTGCTGCTCGACGAAGCCACCCAGAACGCCCTTGCACTCAGCCAGCACAGCCGCAACCTGCTGCTGGTGGAGCGCGCCATTGCCGACGACGACCTGGTGCGCCAGCGTGCCCGCATTCGCTCCATCACCAGCCCGGAAGGCGCCTGCTGCGTCGAACGCCTGCTGGAACCTTATCCGTCACTGTTGGAACGCCAACTGGCGCGAATGCACGAGGCCCGCGCGCACTGA
- a CDS encoding PqiC family protein, whose protein sequence is MMTVRFPLALMLVSLLGLAGCVHSPPVPMFQLDAGTPEVPSEKAGMQVLLGPVTVADYLQRETLLQRQPDGSLTVAPDGRWAGSLAADIDQLLLRQLSWRLDSQRLVLAPGNPGFTPEVQVLLTISRLDSGPQRPAVLEAQWRLLDRAGQLRDSRLVRLEEPHTGTASDQVRAQSKLLQQLAEQLAAAVKPLEGQPVAVEPPRKPAAPATAPAKTKEPQPPKIPMAAPVRTDVEVFRF, encoded by the coding sequence TTGATGACCGTGCGTTTTCCCCTGGCTTTGATGCTGGTGAGCCTCCTCGGCCTTGCCGGCTGCGTGCATAGCCCACCTGTTCCCATGTTCCAGTTGGATGCCGGCACCCCGGAGGTGCCGTCAGAGAAGGCTGGGATGCAAGTGCTGCTTGGCCCGGTGACCGTGGCCGACTACCTGCAGCGCGAAACCTTGCTTCAGCGCCAGCCCGACGGCAGCCTGACCGTCGCCCCGGACGGCCGCTGGGCCGGTAGCCTGGCGGCGGATATCGACCAGTTGCTGCTGCGTCAGCTGTCCTGGCGCCTGGACAGCCAGCGCCTGGTGCTGGCCCCCGGTAATCCCGGCTTCACCCCCGAGGTGCAGGTGCTGCTGACCATCAGCCGTCTGGATTCGGGCCCGCAGCGACCGGCTGTGCTGGAGGCGCAGTGGCGCCTGCTGGACCGTGCCGGCCAGTTGCGTGACAGCCGTCTGGTTCGCCTGGAAGAGCCCCATACCGGGACCGCCTCCGACCAGGTGCGGGCCCAGAGCAAGCTGCTGCAGCAATTGGCCGAGCAATTGGCTGCGGCGGTGAAACCGCTGGAAGGTCAGCCGGTCGCCGTCGAGCCCCCGCGCAAGCCGGCTGCGCCCGCCACTGCTCCGGCCAAGACCAAGGAACCGCAACCGCCGAAGATTCCCATGGCGGCACCGGTACGCACCGATGTAGAAGTGTTCCGCTTCTGA